CGTAAATAGATCATAGAACCCCAACGGATAACCAATATGCTTTCGCGGTGGAGAACAATAATAAGGTTTAGAAACAAACTACTAGTAAAGGATAGCTATCACGCTTAGGTGACGAAGAATGGCTAGTTTTCGGACAAATTAGCAAAGCAGTCATCGAAGCTCTCGTCTGGAAGGGTCCCATCGAGCGAGAATATCGATAGATTGCCCGAGGTCAGTCATCAAGTCTAGGGTGCCACCCTTGGTCATAGGACCAAGAGAGGAGAAGCATCATGAGGTTGGAAGAGATTTTGAAAAAGATAGGTAAAAGTAGATTGATTTGTGTTTTATGTGATTGTATTCTGCTCAATCGCCTGTGACCCTTTATATATAGGGTGGGGCAAACTTATCCCGTGGGAGGCCAAAATCCCTTATAAATCATGTCAAATACAACCCAAatccctttcaaaaaaaaatacaacCCAAATCTGAACAAGACAGTGCTCGGACCGGCTTGTACAGTCTAGAATTTGGCATGGGTTGGTTTTGATAGTATAAACCGGCCTAGGCCAGTTTGAAAAGTACTAAAACCATCCCCATCGGTTTTTGCACACTGAAATTTCTCGGGAGCATGATTTATTCATTCAGACTTTAAATTTTATGTTCTATACATGTTATTCGATCGTCTAGACAGAGAAACGCGAAGGAGTCCATTTTAAATTTTGACAAAGTTAGAAAACTAGCCCTAGCTGATTTCTGCACACAAGTCAAGGATCGTCTCCTTCTGACAATTATATGTGTGAACAGTGACAATTTATCAGAACTAGCATAGATTCAAGTAACCAACTGGATCAAAAATGGGCGGGCTTTACCTTAGAATAGCTTTACTCTAGCATTTTCTCTTACATAGCATGTTACCATAAAAACTTCGATTACTCAATGTGATTGACTAATGTCTTTCTCCTTCATCATACTTCCTTATACGTTAGCATGTATTTAGCTAAAAACCTAAGCTTCAAATTGTTATCACCATTAGTATATGTCTTATTAATCAATTGATCTGCATAGTATCATGCATACGTACTTTGAGTTCATTTCTGTCACACCCTAGAATTTCCATTTTGGGGTGTAAATAGAAtgcattaaataaaataaatgtatttaatattttttctatatttaCCAAGCTTTACTTAAGTTGGTGTCAATTTAAACAATGAAAAGTGTAATTTTTTAAAATATATAATTTAATTTACATTTTATTGCATTTATTTTCTTgtatgaaaaaaagaaaaattatcAAGCCGTGAATAAGTTTTGTTCAATTTAAGAAAAGTGATTTAAAATGTTTGTTTCAAAAACTAATTTAAGCTAAGCCCCAAAACTTTGTTTGAAAAGtttctaaataatttatttggctTTCGAAATGGTTTCAAAGTTGatttaaaatgatttataaaagtaTAGTTTTAAAAGCTTTGAAATGGAGTTTAAATAATTTTCAAAAATAAGATTTAAAAAGGCTTTAAAATAGGTTGGAAAAAGTTTGAAAAAATAATTAGTTTCAAAAACCCATGGGCCAAATTTTCTTTGAAATTTCCATCCTAGAATTcctttctttctccttttttCCATTCTGAATTTGGCTGAACCCAGCTCCCTCCCCACGTCTTCTCCCGTTCTTGGGCCTCGGTCTGTTTATGTTGTCTTCGTAAAATACTTCCACTAGTGTACTTTGGATTGTGTGGTGTAATGACTGGCACAAACTTATTGTAAACCTACTTCTAATGCGATGTTAACTGGTTGTATGTTGTAATGATTCTCTCCATCCGCGTGATCCTAGGTGAAGCTTGGTTGAGTACGTCATATGGGTGATCTACAAGGATAACAGATTAACTTTATTGTCTAGCTAATGGTAGTCAATGGAAGACTACTTAGTTAGGTAATCTACTTAAAAGGGAGGCGATCCTGACAGGCCATGCATGGCCCGAGAGCTCCTTTGGCTACCTCCATGGCCGGATCCATCAAGGAGGGTGCGGGATCCAACGACCATGCATGGCTGGATCTATCGAGGAGGACGGCGACCATGAGGCATGACGGATTGATGGTCTCTAATATATCCAAGTGCTTTTGATACTCCTCTTCACCTTGACATTCCGATCgctcttcttatccacatctccCTTCTCTGCAGATCCAGTGGAAGGGGTTGATGGCGTATGACGAGGATGGGCTACTTCGGTGGCAAATGTCCCCACCTTTATTATTCCCATTAAGGGTGACGACTTCCTAGAGGCAGGTGATGAGAACCCTCTCTTCAGCGTTTAGACGTTTAGACAACTGACTAGACACTTTAAATGGTTTGCACTGTAGCAATAGatatacatataaaaattataatCTTTATACAAAATTTTAAGTGCAATTTGAGGTATAAACATAATTGCACAATTTGAGATAGACAATAAACAATTGTACATATAGTCATACACATAGTCATATAGACATCATTTAAATAACACGAAAGTTTCCCCTCCACATATGCAAACGCAATTTCAACCATCCAAGAAGTTCATCGAGCAACCAAACTTTCACGGTTAATCGTCTAAACAGTAGTTTAAACACATGTTTTGGTGTTTACAGTCGTTTAGCCACCGTTAATATGCCATGTTTAAACCGTTTTTTACTAGTTTAATCATTTAGATGCATCTAGCGTCTAATTTAGTGACAAGAGACTAAACTACACATGAACCCATTGTTTATTCTTTAAACATGTGTAGGCAACTATTTAGTCGGCCCGTTTAGGTGAACACTAAAACATTGTGTGATGCATGTGCTGTAACTATTCTAAACTATTATCTTAGAATGTAATTCTAGCACTATATCAAGTTAAAGTAGTATCTTAGAGTTTGATTAACTATAAAAATATACCAATATTTTTATAATATCCAATAAGCATGATTAGATTTGTCATAAGATATATTTTGATgctatacttattttatatcataatCATTAGTATCTTacctatatatttagtcaaaatttaGGTGCGTTAACCAAGAATGCATCTAGAGTTGTATTCTTTTGTGGACAGAGGTAGTATGATGTAAAGTTGAATAGTACAACCGTACAAGAGATAAATGCCATTGCACATTAGCTGCTTTGCTACCTTTCCTCATTTAACAAACTAAAGAAGTTCGTTGTGTAGTTATTTGAGCCTCTCCATTATTACATATATCTGTTTTTCAACTCGATGCTAAAATTATTCATTTCCTCAAAAAGGACACAAAGGTATATATATTTGTGCTTTGAAGACCCTAATAATATAGTGACAAGAAGAGAAATTAAGCAGGCATGTCAATGCAAGAAGTAATTAACGCATGCATGCGCGAATAATTTTAGTTGTTTTCAGTTATAACAGGCAGCCCCCTGTTCTCAATGTCGTCGTACTTGGACGCTTTGAAGCATGAGCAGCAGTTGCAGCAGGTGCTGTTGGCCTTTTTATGTTCCTGCAGTCTCATCTGCTTCTCCTCCTCTCGCTCCCTCTCCTTGGCCACCTGAACTCTCTTTTTCATGTGTTCCGTCACCGGCAGCCACCCCTTTTTGGCCAGCCGGTATATCCACGGCGACATGAAGAGCACGATGAAGCACAGGGTCGGCAGCACCCTAGCACATTATTGGGCAAGCAGCTAGATGTAACGTGAATGATTGATGATCTCACAATGCAACGTGTGCATGCAAGAACCAGCAGCTAGCTAATAATGGCTGGACGTACCTGGCGATGTAGACGACGCAGACGAAGAGGAAGCAGGTGAGCACGATGATGTAGATGGAGTTGGCCATGTTGCGGGTGGAACCGGCGATATAGGCGCCGACGAGGCTCATGAGATCAACCATGGTGGTGAGGGTGAGCGCGGCCACCTTGGCCTCCGACATGAAGAACCGCTCGTTGAGGAGAAGGATGATGATGACCAGCGACGTCGCGAACGCCGTCGCGTTGAAGTAGTAGAAGGTCAGGTAGCGCTTCACGAAGGGGCCGTCGTGCAGCACGGGGTTGCCGGCCAAGTGCCCGTTGCTGTCCTGCCAGAATCCGCCGGGAGGGTTCAGCCCCGCCTGGTACGTCACCGACGCGGCCAGGGTGGCCAGCACGATCAGCCACCCGCGCATCTCCTTGAGCCACTCCTtgtgctccgccgccgttgcgaCGCTATCGGAGATCACCACCGGAACCTCCGACGACGTGGTCCCTTCCCCACCGCCGGGGACTGTGTGCCGATCGTTGGACATATTGGCCGGCGAGCTAGTTCACCACGCGTTCCGTCGGGTGAACCTAGATTGGATTGGAGATATATATAACCAGTAAAGTACATGGCATTTAGCTTGCATGCATGCCTTTGCCTTTACCACGATTGCTAGCTCATCCATATTCCCGTTTCATATGATTCAGCTGTTGGCTGGTCTCTTGCCAAATGGTGAAGCTAGGTACAATGCTACTTGAGCTTTACGGTCAGTATAGTTCACTACTGAAGACAACAAGAAGAGAGTTATTCGGTTCCTAGCAGCACCTAGCAAGAATGGAATAATGCACACAAAACGACATTGGACAAGGTCATCCACTGTCCCATATATAGTTGTGAATATGTTTGTAATCATTTTTGCTAGAGCAAAGAAAGATAGTCAGGTGAGATATGGTGGGTAGTATCACGCAGACATAGTAGAAGAGGGTTTGTCTATAGGAAAAAGTCCATTTTTTTGTCCTTTAACTATGGCTGCAGTTTTGTTCTAGCCCTCTAACTCCAAAACCAGACACGCGCAGTCCCTTAACTCTTAAAACCGTTTAAAATTGGCCCTCGCGTCCATTTGATCGTGGTTTCTACACAGTAAATCCGCCACGACCCCGTCTGTCAGGCCTTTCCCTCTCACCGCCAGGTTGGGACCacctgtcatccccctccctctcTTCGCGGGCCCCGCCTGTCAGGCCTTTCCCCAACCTCCCCGCCACACGTCGTTGCCACCACAGCGGCCAGCACAGGCAGCGCTAgccatggctgctgctgctactcgcgCCATGGTTGCTGCTCCTGCTGCTCACGCCATGGCTCGCTGCTCGCCCGCGCGGGCCCCGCGTCTTGCTCGCCGCTCGCCTGCACCGCCGTGGTGCCCTGCTCGCTGCTCGCCCGCGCGGCGTCGACACCCCGCTCGCCACTCACCTGCGCCGCCGCGGTGCCCTGCTCGCTGCTCGCCCGCGCGGCCACGTCCTAGGCTGGAGCTTCGCCATGGAAGGAGCAGCAGCCCCACCGCTGGACACCTTCAGGCTGCCATCGCTGCTGCTGTTGGGGCGTTCTTCCTCGCGCTACTCGCCGGCGGGCGTTCTTCCTCGTGCTGCTCGCTGGCGTCTTCCTGTACGTCCAGTCTCCACACGATGTTCGCGTTCGCCGGCTCGCCGCCAATGCCAAGGCCGCCTCCGCTACAGCCAAGCTGTGCAAGTGCGCGTGCGGCCGCCGCCTCTGCAACTATGGCTGCAACACGGCGAGCACCTAGGCAAAGCCAATAGGCACTCCTTTCCTTCAATTGAGCCAATAGGCACCACCTCAACGCCAATGTCCAAAActcacggcggagctccggccggctgCTGCTTGCCTCACTGTGCGTGCGTGCTGGGATGGAAGGGGTGTCGAGCGTGCACTGCAGCCTGCTCGGTGAGCTGGGCATGGAACCGGAGAGAGTCATGGAGGGATGGGGATGGTGCGGTGGTGACCGTCTGCGGCAATGGCTGCGGCGGACTGGTGGAGGTGGTGCGGTGGTGACCGTCCATGGCAATGGCTGTGGCGGCGAGTTGCTCGGCTGTGCTGCGGTCCTGGGGCCTCAGCGGAGCAAGCTCCGGTGTGAGCTGGGCGGCAACGGCGCTCGGCATGGATCCTTCTTCACGCTCGCCCATCTCCGCGCTCACAGCAGAGCAGAGTAGTTCTTCACAGATTGTGCTCGCCCATCTCCGCGCTCGCCGTGCTCGTGGCCAGAGGTcccctgctcgcccgcgcttagCGCCGCGTGCTTAGCCCCTCTGTGTTGCCTAGCTTGAAGAAGAGGAAAGGCGGGCGATTTCGTGATGCAGAGAAAGATTTGGTGGTGCGCCGCCGTGCTTCTTGTATTAGCTTGAAGCAAAGAGATTTGAGGCTGCTTGTATTAGTGTGAAGCAGATAGAGATTTGTTGGTCGTAGCTCGGCCGGAGGTGAAGAAggactgctctgctctgctccgagCATGGTGAGCACAGAGATGGGCAAGCATGGCGAGCACAATCCGTTGCACTTCTCTGCTCCGAGGACACCACTCCGAAGACGGTGCTTCTCTGCTCCGAGGTTTGACGCACGAGGACGGTGGAGCATGCGGCTGGCAGCAAGCGCACACACCTCGGTATCCGCCGTGCACACCGGCGAGGTCGAAGGGGCACGGCCTGGCGCAGATGCCAGACGAGGCCAGGGTCGTGACATCCTGCGTGCGGGGATGACGGAGGAGCTCTGCTGGGGTCCGCGCCGTGCCACACGAGCCCACCGCCACGACGGTCAAGCAGATGCAGGCCGCCGCTCCTCCCACTGCGGGCCATCGAAGGAGGAGATGCGGGCCGCCGCGCCTGAGGAGGAGCAGAGTAGATGCGGGTGAGATgggaggtgaggaggagcagAGCAGATGCGTCGGCGAGGAGCACCGAAGGAGGAGCAGAGCGGATGCGTCGGCGAGGAAGGAGGGGTGCGCGGGTGAGATGGGAGGTCAGGGAAAGGCCTGACCGGCGGGTTCCGTGAAGAGAGCTGTCCGTCCGCTCGCCGGAGTCccgcgcctccgccgcctc
The nucleotide sequence above comes from Miscanthus floridulus cultivar M001 chromosome 18, ASM1932011v1, whole genome shotgun sequence. Encoded proteins:
- the LOC136519732 gene encoding uncharacterized protein, translated to MSNDRHTVPGGGEGTTSSEVPVVISDSVATAAEHKEWLKEMRGWLIVLATLAASVTYQAGLNPPGGFWQDSNGHLAGNPVLHDGPFVKRYLTFYYFNATAFATSLVIIILLLNERFFMSEAKVAALTLTTMVDLMSLVGAYIAGSTRNMANSIYIIVLTCFLFVCVVYIARVLPTLCFIVLFMSPWIYRLAKKGWLPVTEHMKKRVQVAKEREREEEKQMRLQEHKKANSTCCNCCSCFKASKYDDIENRGLPVITENN